From one Colletotrichum destructivum chromosome 3, complete sequence genomic stretch:
- a CDS encoding Putative DhaK domain, DhaL domain, dihydroxyacetone kinase, DhaL domain superfamily yields the protein MSTKHFINDPTKLVNSALHSLTLTNPSLALDKSNKIIYRRPDPNAAAQVSVISGGGSGHEPSFSAMVGQGLLSAAVAGTIFASPSAEQVRTAIASRVDTAQGVLVTVMNYTGDVLNFGMAVEKARAAGLPVEMVVVGDDVGVGRTKAGKVGRRGIAGTVLVHKIAGALAAQGRSLADVAKVARLTAENLVSVGASLEHVHVPGRAIPSGEDEGTLRLGEAELGMGIHNEPGSGREKADLPGLVGKMLAQLLDQGDEDRAFLNVNSNEVVLLINNLGGVSALELGGITAEVASQLEGSYGIRPVRILSGTYMTSLNGLGFSISLLNVVNTDIGGPSMIQLLDFPTEATGWSSPILKETWEAKNEATREQEADAGQATKPSDLKYDAAAATKAITAALQRVIAAEPEITKYDTVVGDGDCGIGLKRGAEAILKHISQKPLTGDAVVDLASAVPVVENTMDGTSGALYAIFLNALTGALRSLAPGAADPGVWAAALKQSSDAMSRYTPARPGDRTLVDALYPFVDVLGQTGDVKKAAEAARAGAERTKGMKASLGRTVYIGGSGFEQVPDPGAWGLSCFFAGLAGLEGEDGWEKL from the exons ATGTCGACCAAACACTTCATTAACGATCCCACCAAGCTGGTCAACTCGGCCCTCCACAGCCTGACCCTCACGAACCCgagcctcgccctcgacaagtCCAACAAGATCATCTACCGCCGGCCGGACCCCAATGCCGCCGCGCAGGTCTCGGTcatctcgggcggcggctcAGGCCACGAGCCTTCCTTCTCCGCCATGGTCGGCCAGGgcctcctctccgccgccgtcgccggcaccatcTTCGCCAGCCCTAGCGCCGAGCAGGTGCGTACCGCCATCGCCTCGCGCGTCGACACCGCCCAGggcgtcctcgtcaccgtcatGAACTACACTGGCGATGTGCTCAACTTCGGCATGGCTGTTGAGAaggcccgcgccgccggcctccccGTCgagatggtcgtcgtcggcgacgacgtcggtgtCGGCCGCACCAAGGCAGGCAAggtcggccgccgcggcatcgccggcaccgtcctcgtccacaaGATCGCCGGCGCGTTGGCCGCCCAGGGCAGGTCGTTGGCCGACGTCGCAAAGGTCGCCCGCCTGACCGCCGAGAACCTCGTCAGCGTCGGCGCGAGCCTGGAGCATGTGCACGTCCCCGGGCGCGCCATCCCgagcggcgaggacgagggcaccttgcgcctcggcgaggccgagctcggcATGGGCATTCACAATGAGCCCGGCTCCGGTCGGGAGAAGGCTGACCTGCCGGGACTGGTGGGCAAGATGCTCGCGCAGCTGCTGGACCAGGGCGATGAAGATCGCGCGTTTTTGAATGTCAACTCGAACGAGGTCGTGCTCTTGATCaacaacctcggcggcgtgagCGCGTTGGAGCTGGGCGGCAtcacggccgaggtcgcctCGCAGCTGGAGGGCAGCTACGGCATCCGCCCCGTCCGAATTCTGAGCGGGACGTACATGACCAGCCTCAACGGCCTCGGGTTCAGCATCTCGCTGCTCAACGTCGTCAACACGGACATCGGAGGTCCCAGCATGATCCAGCTGCTGGACTTCCCCACAGAGGCCACCGGTTGGTCGTCTCCTATCCTCAAAGAGACTTGGGAGGCCAAGAACGAGGCCACGAGGGAGCAGGAGGCGGATGCCGGCCAGGCGACCAAGCCCAGCGACCTCAAGTACGACGCTGCTGCCGCAACCAAGGCCATCACGGCCGCCCTCCAAAGGGTCATTGCGGCCGAGCCCGAGATCACAAAGTacgacaccgtcgtcggggacgGCGACTGCGGCATCGGTCTGAAGAGAGGAGCCGAAG CCATCCTCAAGCACATCTCGCAGAAGCCCTTGACGggcgatgccgtcgtcgacctcgcctcCGCGGTCCCCGTGGTGGAGAACACCATGGACGGCACCTCGGGCGCACTGTACGCCATCTTCCTCAACGCCCTCACCGGCGCCCTGCGAAGCCTCGCCCCCGGCGCAGCCGACCCGGGCGTCTGGGCTGCCGCCCTGAAGCAGAGCAGCGACGCCATGTCGCGGTACACACCCGCGCGTCCGGGCGATCGTaccctcgtcgacgcgctGTACCCCTTCGTCGACGTGCTCGGGCAGACGGGCGACgtgaagaaggccgccgaggcggcgcgggcgggcgCCGAGAGGACTAAGGGCATGAAGGCCAGCCTGGGCCGGACCGTCTACATCGGCGGCTCGGGCTTTGAGCAGGTGCCCGACCCCGGCGCGTGGGGTCTGAGCTGCTTCTTTGCCGGTTTGgcgggcctcgagggcgaggacggctgGGAGAAGCTGTAA
- a CDS encoding Putative small nuclear ribonucleoprotein Sm D2 has product MSTDPKIQELLTKTRNELTEYEIAQLEEHEFSAGPLSILQTAVRSHTQVLISIRNNRKLLARVKAFDRHCNMVLENVKEMWTETPRLANGKKGRPVNKDRFISKMFLRGDSVILVLLS; this is encoded by the exons ATGTCGACCGATCCCAAGATCCA GGAGCTCCTCACCAAGACCCGCAACGAGCTCACCGAGTACGAGatcgcccagctcgaggagcatGAGTTCAGTGCCGGACCTCTCTCGATCCTCCAGACCGCCGTGCGCAGCCACACCCAGGTTCTGATCTCCATCCGAAACAACCGCAAGCTTCTTGCGCGCGTCAAGGCCTTTGACAGGCACTGCAACATGGTTCTCGAGAATGTCAAG GAGATGTGGACAGAGACCCCGCGCCTTGCCAACGGCAAGAAGGGCCGCCCCGTCAACAAAGACCGCTTCATTAGCAAGAT GTTCCTCCGTGGTGATAGCGTCATTCTGGTTCTTCTGAGCTGA
- a CDS encoding Putative glycoside hydrolase, family 76, six-hairpin glycosidase superfamily has product MRGLLKLTGAACVLGQLADAAIKVNFDQDQSIKDGASTIAFGLLKYYTGNNTGDVPGNLPDPYFWWEAGALFGTMVDYWLLTGDTTYNGVTTQALLHQAGDDADFMPRNQTRTEGNDDQGFWAMAAMSAAENNFPNPPKDKPQWLALAQATFNQYVSRWDMETCGGGLRWQIFTFNNGFNYKNSISNGCFFNLAARLARFTGNQTYADWAERVWDWETSVGLITPDFRIYDGATVDDGKNCKNLDTIQWSYNAGIFLHGAATMYNLTQDKKWLTRTEGVLTEATGLFFNNSAMAEQACEPFKLCDNDQQSFKGYLIRWMAGTAQVVPDLFDRIMGLLRPNAEAAIAACNGSPASGYNGPAGTACGFQWTPKGIFDGMVGVGAQMNALDAAMYMLVKKADVKTAPVTANTGGTSVGDANAGMSGQPKILTLSPIETKDRVAAGFATTAVTLSIVAGCVFLIK; this is encoded by the exons ATGAGGGGGCTCTTGAAGCTTACTGGTGCCGCATGCGTGTTGGGCCAGCTGGCAGACGCGGCCATCAAAGTCAATTTTGACCAAGACCAGTCCATCAAGGATGGCGCGAGCACGATTGCATTTGGTCTACTGAAGTACTACACGGGGAACAACACGGGTGATGTGCCAGGAAATCTGCCGGACCCCTACTTTT GGTGGGAAGCCGGAGCCTTGTTTGGCACAATGGTGGACTACTGGTTATTGACAGGGGACACAACATACAACGGCGTGACGACACAGGCGCTACTTcaccaggccggcgacgacgccgattTCATGCCGAGGAATCAGACGAGAACGGAGGGCAATGACGACCAGGGCTTCTGGGCGATGGCAGCGATGAGCGCGGCTGAGAACAACTTCCCAAATCCGCCGAAAGACAAGCCTCAGTGGCTGGCGCTCGCCCAGGCCACGTTCAACCAATACGTCAGCCGCTGGGACATGGAAACGTGCGGGGGAGGCCTGCGGTGGCAGATTTTCACCTTCAACAACGGGTTCAACTACAAGAACTCCATCTCGAACGGGTGCTTCTTCAACCTCGCGGCGCGGCTGGCGCGGTTCACTGGCAACCAGACGTACGCAGACTGGGCGGAAAGAGTGTGGGACTGGGAGACCAGCGTCGGCCTGATCACGCCTGACTTCAGAATCTACGACGGCGCCACGGTCGACGATGGGAAGAACTGCAAGAACCTTGACACCATCCAGTGGTCCTACAACGCCGGAATATTTCTGCATGGCGCCGCGACCATGTACAACTTGACGCAGGACAAGAAATGGCTCACCCGCACCGAGGGCGTTCTCACCGAGGCAACGGGGCTTTTCTTCAACAACAGCGCCATGGCCGAGCAGGCCTGCGAGCCCTTCAAACTTTGTGACAATGACCAGCAGAGTTTCAAGGGCTACCTGATAcggtggatggcggggacGGCACAGGTGGTGCCGGACCTGTTCGACCGCATCATGGGCCTCCTCAGGCCCAACGCCGAAGCGGCCATCGCGGCATGCAACGGGTCCCCCGCGTCGGGTTACAACGGCCCTGCTGGAACGGCCTGCGGCTTTCAGTGGACGCCCAAGGGCATCTTTGACGGCATGGTCGGGGTCGGCGCGCAGATGAACGCACTTGACGCCGCCATGTACATGCTGGTGAAGAAGGCCGACGTCAAGACGGCGCCAGTGACTGCCAACACGGGGGGCACgtccgtcggcgacgccaaTGCCGGCATGAGCGGACAGCCCAAGATACTTACGCTGTCACCGATCGAGACCAAGGATAGGGTGGCTGCCGGCTTTGCCACGACGGCAGTCACCCTCAGCATCGTGGCGGGGTGTGTGTTTCTTATTAAGTGA